From the genome of uncultured Bacteroides sp.:
CATACTTCAGTTCGTACATCTTTAATGTTTTTGCATCAACAGAAGAGGGCAAAGAGGAAGCTTGTATCTTATGGGTCTTTGTATTTACAATCTGAGTATAGTGAAGAATATTAAGATTGTATTTCTTCAGTTCAACATTCATTATACTATCAAAATCTTGAAGATTTATTCCTTCAACATTAATATCTATTGCAGAATGTAAACCTTGCTGCATTTGTCTTAACATGGCATCTATAGAATTCTGATCTTTTCCGATATTAATGCTATCATTTACCAGATTATTACCTTGAAGAATTCTTTCACTTTGATATAAAGCGCTGTCTTTCCTTATTGTTTTCTTTATAACAATATGGCTTGTTTTATTAACATTCCCTTTTTTAAATGATGTGGAATAAGATACTTCACCGTGTACATCGGCTTTTACACCCGTTACTCGTTGTTTATTCTCTTTTGTACTCAACCTATCGGCACGCATGAATAGCTCAATGTGATCAGCATTCTTTATCGCATTTTCAATATTCGTATCAGTTTGCCTGCTTGTGGTATGATAAAAGCTTACCAACCAGTATGCCTGATATATGAAAACTCCTGTAAGTGACAGGATAATTAACAACGCTATTATTTTAAAAGGTAATTTCATGTTCACAAAAATAGATATTACTTATATACAATCTTCATTTTGATAAGACTAAATAACACTATATAATCAATAGATAACATAGATGTCTTCATTTTTTGCTGACTTTTGCTGCGTAAACAAAATAAACACAATATGAAAAGATTACTCGTGATAACATTTTTATTTTATTTTTGCCTGGGGATGAAAGCTCAGGTTAGTGATACAACATCCGTTGCTATTGACAGTGTTTTGCATAAATTACCCGAGGTTATGGTTAAAGGAGAACGCCCAATGGTAAAGGCTTCGGAAGGCAAACTTATTTATGATTTGCCTCGTATAGTAAGTAATTTGCCAGTTGAGAACGCTTACGATGCCATAAAGGAGCTTCCGGGGGTTATGGATCAGCAAGGAGTATTAACCCTGGCCGGATCGGCTGTCAATATAATAATCAATGGAAAAGTTAGTACGATGAGTACTGAACAACTTACAGATTTATTAAGAAGTATTCCTGTGTCGAGAATTGAAAAAGCTGAGGTTATGTATGCTGCACCGGCAAGGTACAATGTGCGTGGCGCTGTGATTAACCTGATTCTAAAATCGGGTATGGGACAGGAACCTTCTCTTGTGGGAGAACTTTATTCTGCATGGACACAGAAACATTATGAGAATTTTGAAGAAAGAGGTAGCGTACTCTTCTCCTCTGAAAAGCTTTCGGCAGATATTCTTTACAATTATAAAAAAGAACGTGAATACTCTGGTAACGACAGATTTAATAAGCATCTGTTCAATGGTACTGAATATAATCTGAGACAGATTACCAATGGAAATTCAAGTAGTGAGGATAATAATGTGCGATTAGGTATGGACTATTCATTTACTAAGGATAATATTTTAAGCTTTGTCTATTCCGGGCAGTTCTCAAACGGATCTTATCATAATGCTACTACGGGCTCAGAGGTAAGTAAAGCTAATAAATACGATGACAGTCAGCTTCATAATCTGAAATTAGATTACCAGTCATCATTTGGAATGAAGATGGGCTCAGAGTTTACTTACTATAAAAATCCATGCTCACAGTTATTTTCCGGTGTAATGAATAACACAAACACTCATTTTCTATCGGAAGATCAGCAAAGAATCAATAAATGGATGTTCTATATTAATCAAAGCCATAAATTACCTGCCGGTTGGGGAATAAATTATGGCGTACAATACACCACATCTACCGATAATAGTTACCAGTATTACTTTGATGACGTAACTGGAGACTATATACCTACAAATTCCATGGACAGCAGACATAAAGAGCATACGTTCAATGGCTTTGCCGGATTCAATAAGAATTTTGGAGAAAAACTATCCATTGATGCATCTCTTGCTGCTGAGCATTATAAAACTGCAGTCTGGAATGAGTGGACACTTTATCCAACTCTCAATGCTACTTATACCCTTAAACCGGGACAGATTTTACAATTATCTTTCTCCGGCAACAAGCAATATCCCTCTTACTGGAGCACCAATAATACAATCAGCTATGTAAGTAGCTATGTAGAAGTACAGGGAAACCCTTATTTAAGGCCTTCTCGTGAATACGAGACAAACCTTACATACATTCTGAAAAGCAAGTATATATTTTCTGCATTCTTCAATCATGTACCCGATTACTTCACACAACTCCCCTATCAGTCACCCGACAGATTGACGCTGGTTTATAAATATCATAACTTTAATTATCAGCAGCAAGCCGGATTGCAGACTGTTATTCCGTTCAGCGTGAAGGAGTTTCTTAATTCACGACTTACTTTAGTGGGCTATTACAAACGTGAAAAGAATAATGATTTCTACAATATACCTTTTGACCGCAGCAAATATTCATTTATGGTAAACATGAATAATACTTTTACAGTTTCTTCAAAACCAGATATCAAATTCATGCTTACCGGATTCTATCAGAACGGAACTATTCAGGGAATATACGATCTGAGTAGTTCTTACAATGTTAATACGGCTCTGAGATGGACATTCGCAAATAAATACGCACAAATAACCCTGAAAGGAGACGATTTATTCAATACGAATCTTATCAAAACTAATATAGATTATGTCGATCAGTTCAGCACAATGAAGACTCTTATGAATAATCGTTCTTTTACCCTTTCATTTAGTTACAAGTTTGGCAATTACAAGGAAAAATCACGCAAAGCTGTTGACACTTCCCGGTTCAGTAAATAGAGACTCTTACGTTAAACTTCACTTATATCACTTTTTTAGCTTAAGCTCATAAAGGTCATTCCTTCTATCCTTCAGGTTTCTTACACTACCGTAGGTATGGAGCTCGTTAAGCAAGTTCAAATCCACATCAGACACCAGAATCATTTCGGTGTTTGGTGTGGCTTCTGCACACTTTCCATCAGTAGGGAATGCAAAATCGCAAGGAGTGAATACTCCGGATTGTGCGTACTGTATATCCATATTGTGCACGCGCGGCAAATTTCCCACACTTCCTGCTATAACCACAAAGCATTCATTCTCAATAGCACGGGCCTGAGCACAGATTCTTACGCGTGAATAACCGTTTTGTGT
Proteins encoded in this window:
- a CDS encoding outer membrane beta-barrel family protein: MKRLLVITFLFYFCLGMKAQVSDTTSVAIDSVLHKLPEVMVKGERPMVKASEGKLIYDLPRIVSNLPVENAYDAIKELPGVMDQQGVLTLAGSAVNIIINGKVSTMSTEQLTDLLRSIPVSRIEKAEVMYAAPARYNVRGAVINLILKSGMGQEPSLVGELYSAWTQKHYENFEERGSVLFSSEKLSADILYNYKKEREYSGNDRFNKHLFNGTEYNLRQITNGNSSSEDNNVRLGMDYSFTKDNILSFVYSGQFSNGSYHNATTGSEVSKANKYDDSQLHNLKLDYQSSFGMKMGSEFTYYKNPCSQLFSGVMNNTNTHFLSEDQQRINKWMFYINQSHKLPAGWGINYGVQYTTSTDNSYQYYFDDVTGDYIPTNSMDSRHKEHTFNGFAGFNKNFGEKLSIDASLAAEHYKTAVWNEWTLYPTLNATYTLKPGQILQLSFSGNKQYPSYWSTNNTISYVSSYVEVQGNPYLRPSREYETNLTYILKSKYIFSAFFNHVPDYFTQLPYQSPDRLTLVYKYHNFNYQQQAGLQTVIPFSVKEFLNSRLTLVGYYKREKNNDFYNIPFDRSKYSFMVNMNNTFTVSSKPDIKFMLTGFYQNGTIQGIYDLSSSYNVNTALRWTFANKYAQITLKGDDLFNTNLIKTNIDYVDQFSTMKTLMNNRSFTLSFSYKFGNYKEKSRKAVDTSRFSK